The DNA window CATGTCTAGATTAAACATTTCCCTTAATTTATTAAATTTTTCTTCATCCCAATTAGAATAGGTATTTCTATAAAAATCTACCATGTCTTTCACTTTGAAATTGGGATAAAAATTTTGATAATCAGGTACATAAGCAAGGCCGTCTCTAACTTGTGGGTCACTTACCGTATTTCCTTCTATATACACATTACCTTCCTCTGGATTGTATATACCAACTATATTTTTTATGAGAGTACTCTTTCCTGCTCCATTAGGTCCAACTAAACCATATATTGATCCCTTTTTCACCGTTAAATTCACTTCATCTAATATTTTTTCTTCTCCTAAGTATTTAGTAAGGTTATGAACTCGTAACATTATTCATCCCCCTTTATTTCTCTAATTAATTCTTTTATTATTGCCATAGTTTCCTCTTCTTTAATACCCATATACTTCAACTCGATTAAACCCTTTTTAAAGCTCTCTTTTACTAACTTCATTCTACTTTCATCTCTCTTTCCCTTATAGTCTGTAGATACGAAAGTCCCCTTTCCCCTTATCTTTTCTATTACCATCTGTCTTTCTAATTCTTTATATGCCTTTTGTATAGTGTTTGGATTTATAGTCATCATCTTTGCTAGCTCCCTAACAGATGGCATTTTATCTCCTGGTTCTAATATACCCTTTAATATGGACTCTTTTACTTCATCTACTATTTGTGTATAAATAGGTGTACTACTTCTTGGGTTTATATTGAACAAACCATCACCTCCAGTTCTGTATCAAGTGTACTATTTAACATAGTACACTTAATACACTCCCATAATACTATTTTTGATTTTTCATGTCAATAAAAAAACAACAAATTTTTAAAATTTATTGTTTTTCTCTACTAACACTAGTTATTCCATCTATTTGCCTATTTCTTATTAATACACTTTTAATTTCTTCATCCCATTTTACATATTG is part of the Anaeromicrobium sediminis genome and encodes:
- a CDS encoding GntR family transcriptional regulator, with protein sequence MFNINPRSSTPIYTQIVDEVKESILKGILEPGDKMPSVRELAKMMTINPNTIQKAYKELERQMVIEKIRGKGTFVSTDYKGKRDESRMKLVKESFKKGLIELKYMGIKEEETMAIIKELIREIKGDE